In Pomacea canaliculata isolate SZHN2017 linkage group LG12, ASM307304v1, whole genome shotgun sequence, a single genomic region encodes these proteins:
- the LOC112576926 gene encoding NFX1-type zinc finger-containing protein 1-like, translating to MASNYSPLGQFRRYSREELVLLKSSPSCLIPPPGIPDCVPLQKRSRVEEGTERRKYLQIPDRGGYKQSTDHKPHTLPTRPRQPHGRKDGEGASLETAVEAREWTRREDCREEQTAPIRQRKRTFNADYYLGLEDDTELTIKLYTNIEEFDIYLKSNLISGSVVEKLVKILHKVLTCELQRESVLKILQVVCSSRFLDQHLQTYIEHLQKFSRVFRQKEITDAMQKLLDLLSSICHRLPSERSKVYLIMNYIKGQSNLETVLLNSSVVAEQFEEVLAQSQKLLTTQKKTTGARNKGIEDKDDEIPSEDFVDLPVFPDKEDLDYSKMPFLRPSKTVGAFKDAHHYLDVHFRLLREDFLRPLRNGIRAVKDTDRNNIRLNNMDVRLYQNVRIIGIVPGKTLDYVIQFDVSPFKKVRWQSSKRLIFGSLVCLSDDHFDTVFFAVITKREDEKIENGVIHVCFETQTGEVLGLSSSRLFTMVESVSFFEANRHVLEGLKQMKDMVPMSRYIVECQQKVNPPSYLKTPGEQVTMNLTALTGTTRYANVENVPVIDFDAWPEVDWKLNQSQLKAVKMALTNELAIIQGPPGTGKTYVGLKIVQVLLDNARVWNSTSRPILIVCYTNHALDQFLEGMLKFCPDDIVRVGSRSQSKALSPFNISEVKKRLKESRDRTARHISTMLYQCHESMKEMAADITDTKTRLDENLSRIFKAEDLKSNIPPQQYKSLTSKSTTMGRSLMSFWLCGGMIVKNEEDFHEADHYDQLARKVTSLILGGEADFNFDQDVTPANICEEDFPVRAQMYRFWVKKTKQWLLAEVQKCKKADISPKALEEWLEAAEVEVLPDYILEPAVDKSLYEAITCREGFPRDIYAPYFIRLWLGIDENDRNHDDLEIVLNELLEAQQGDTSDYCQVNETNYGWQATDSLPDDIYWQPPLSTVHTGKNDTPERETEIREIKDGAKKLNIDEEAEILQKQRLLDDDEDDEVVPQMFGEKKSEEDISEPDDTKDSDWKVVNRQKGKNSRKIFHLIKTLTPMSEEEAAMITDVWDVSLDVTARVRLYLSWLQKYRKNLTSRITSLADSYAVGSRMLSELNMERDGLILKRAKVIGMTTTAAAKYRRLLATVGCPIVIMEEAAEVLEAHVVTTLSTSCQHLILIGDHQQLRPSPTVYELCHDYHLDLSLFERLVNNGLPHSTLAMQHRMRPEVSRLVRHVYPHLQDHPKTVGRPHVRGMKHEVFFFHHEVEEDSDADGKSKSNDHEAELCVALCRYLIQQGYSTESITILVAYTGQIFAIKKIITKDQKFYSGVRVTSIDNYQGEENDIIILSLVRSNKEGKVGFLKTDNRVCVALSRAKIGLYAFGNFRILSANSELWEKIIRTAKEHEQIGPSLAICCENHPDREILVSTAEDFKKSPEGGCLLLCGAPLECGHTCRLLCHGYDTDHEEYRCMESCPEILCELGHKCPKKCHEPCPPCKIMVSKTIPECAHTISIACSKTPEWTNCTVKLQAILSCGHTISVACFETPDRANCQENCQEIRSCGHKCSGKCGTCHKKAKHECSVQVERSGPCGHKNITRCDVDPKENSCPRKCEATLKCGHACPGSCGECFEGRAHKKCIQKCLKPLHGCDHRCEGKCGDPCLPCQKLCPVVCAHGEYRQRCDEPYRPCTEHCPFSCPHRHCRARCSEPCEPCNKNCTKRLRCGHKCEGKCKETCFCSVCEQKYFVRWPPGKEKRRNTWLYSVHDEAA from the exons ATGGCATCGAATTATTCTCCATTAGGACAATTTCGAAGATACTCGAGAGAGGAGTTAGTACTCCTGAAGAGTTCGCCCTCCTGTCTAATACCTCCTCCAGGGATTCCTGACTGCGTTCCCTTGCAGAAAAGAAGCAG AGTAGAAGAGGGCACGGAAAGAAGAAAGTATCTTCAGATCCCGGATCGGGGTGGATATAAGCAGTCTACAGaccacaaaccacacacattaCCCACAAGACCACGACAGCCACATGGGCGCAAAGATGGCGAGGGAGCATCTCTTGAAACAGCTGTTGAAGCAAGAGAATGGACAAGAAGAGAAGACTGTCGGGAGGAGCAGACTGCCCCAATCAGACAACGAAAGAGAACTTTTAATGCAGACTACTACCTTGGACTAGAAGACGACACGGAACTAACCATCAAGCTGTACACAAATATAGAGGaatttgacatttatttaaaatcaaacCTCATTTCCGGGTCTGTTGTTGAGAAACTGGTCAAGATATTACATAAAGTTCTCACCTGTGAGCTTCAACGCGAAAGCGTTCTCAAGATCTTGCAAGTTGTCTGCTCCTCTCGTTTTCTGGACCAGCATCTTCAGACCTACATAGAACATCTTCAGAAATTCTCCAGAGTATTTCGACAGAAGGAAATTACAGATGCTATGCAAAAGTTGTTAGATCTTCTATCTAGCATTTGCCACAGACTGCCTTCAGAAAGATCAAAGGTCTATTTAATAATGAACTATATCAAGGGTCAAAGCAACCTCGAGACTGTCCTCTTGAACTCTTCAGTCGTTGCGGAACAATTTGAAGAGGTGTTGGCACAAAGTCAGAAGCTGTTAACGACACAGAAAAAGACGACCGGAGCAAGAAACAAAGGAATTGAGGACAAGGATGATGAAATACCATCCGAAGACTTCGTTGACCTTCCTGTCTTTCCTGATAAAGAAGATCTTGACTACTCAAAAATGCCTTTCTTAAG GCCTAGCAAGACAGTCGGAGCATTCAAGGATGCTCATCATTACCTGGATGTTCACTTCCGTTTGCTAAGAGAAGATTTCCTTCGCCCTCTTCGGAATGGTATTAGAGCCGTGAAAGACACAGACCGAAATAACATTCGCCTCAACAACATGGATGTCAG GTTGTATCAAAATGTACGCATAATCGGCATTGTACCTGGAAAGACACTTGATTATGTCATACAGTTTGATGTAAGTCCATTTAAAAAAGTCAGATGGCAGTCGTCAAAGAGGCTCATCTTTGGGTCACTTGTCTGCTTGAGTGATGATCACTTCGACACGGTCTTCTTTGCTGTCATCACCAAGAGGGAAGACGAGAAAATTGAGAACGGAGTCATTCACGTCTGCTTCGAAACCCAGACAGGAGAGGTCTTGGGATTGTCCAGTAGCAGACTTTTCACGATGGTTGAATCAGTGAGCTTCTTCGAAGctaaccgccatgttctggaaGGGCTCAAGCAAATGAAGGACATGGTGCCAATGTCCCGCTACATCGTGGAATGCCAACAAAAGGTCAACCCTCCAAGTTACTTGAAAACACCAGGAGAACAAGTCACCATGAACCTCACAGCTCTGACTGGTACAACGAGATATGCCAATGTTGAAAATGTCCCAGTTATAGACTTCGACGCATGGCCAGAGGTAGACTGGAAACTCAACCAATCACAG ctgaaAGCTGTGAAGATGGCGTTGACCAACGAGCTGGCAATCATCCAAGGTCCTCCAGGAACTGGTAAAACCTACGTAGGGTTGAAGATTGTCCAAGTGTTGCTGGACAATGCACGCGTATGGAATTCCACCTCTAGACCCATTCTTATTGTCTGTTACACCAATCATGCTCTGGACCAGTTTCTAGAAGGAATGCTGAAATTCTGTCCCGACGACATCGTGCGGGTAGGAAGTCGCAGTCAGAGTAAAGCCTTGTCTCCTTTTAACATCAGCGAAGTGAAAAAACGCCTGAAAGAGAGCCGTGACAGGACGGCACGACACATTTCCACAATGTTGTATCAATGTCATGAAAGTATGAAAGAAATGGCTGCAGACATTACGGACACAAAAACAAGGTTAGATGAGAATCTCTCTCGTATTTTCAAGGCAGAGGATTTGAAGTCCAACATTCCCCCTCAGCAGTATAAATCGCTAACTAGCAAATCGACCACCATGGGGAGGTCTTTGATGTCTTTTTGGCTTTGTGGGGGAATGATTGTCAAGAATGAGGAAGATTTTCATGAAGCGGACCACTACGATCAGTTGGCCCGAAAGGTGACATCACTGATTCTTGGAGGAGAGGCTGATTTCAATTTTGACCAAGATGTTACACCCGCCAACATCTGCGAGGAAGACTTCCCTGTCCGTGCTCAGATGTACAG gTTCTGGGTAAAGAAGACAAAGCAGTGGCTGTTGGCTGAAGTGCAGAAATGCAAAAAGGCTGACATCAGTCCTAAGGCTTTGGAGGAGTGGTTAGAAGCAGCAGAGGTAGAAGTCCTGCCTGACTACATCCTGGAGCCTGCTGTAGACAAGTCTCTATATGAAGCCATCACGTGCCGGGAGGGTTTCCCCCGTGACATCTATGCTCCATACTTTATTCGTCTGTGGCTTGGTATAGACGAAAACGACAGGAATCATGACGACCTCGag ATTGTCCTGAATGAACTTTTAGAAGCCCAACAAGGTGACACGAGTGATTATTGTCAggtaaatgaaacaaattatgGATGGCAAGCTACAGATTCGCTGCCAGATGACATATATTGGCAGCCTCCGCTTTCCACAGTCCATACTGGAAAGAATGACACACCtgagagggagacagagataAGAGAAATCAAAGATGGCGCTAAAAAACTGAATATTGACGAAGAAGCAGAGATTCTCCAGAAACAGCGCCTCCTGGATGACGACGAGGATGATGAAGTCGTTCCTCAGATGTTTGGAGAAAAGAAGTCAGAAGAGGATATCAGTGAGCCCGATGACACAAAGGATTCGGACTGGAAAGTGGTAAACAGACAGAAGGGAAAGAATTCCCGGAAAATTTTTCATCTTATTAAGACATTGACGCCGATGTCAGAGGAAGAAGCTGCCATGATTACTGACGTGTGGGACGTCAGTCTGGACGTGACAGCGCGCGTCAGACTGTACCTCTCCTGGCTTCAAAAATACCGGAAAAACCTGACCAGTAGAATTACAAGCCTGGCTGACAGTTACGCTGTGGGGTCCCGGATGTTGTCGGAGTTGAATATGGAAAGAGATGGTCTCATTCTGAAGAGAGCGAAGGTCATTGGCATGACAACGACGGCAGCAGCAAAATATCGCCGTTTGCTTGCAACAGTCGGTTGTCCAATAGTGATCATGGAAGAGGCGGCCGAG GTTCTGGAAGCTCACGTGGTCACCACATTGAGCACCTCCTGTCAGCATCTGATCCTGATAGGTGACCACCAGCAGCTGCGGCCCTCGCCCACCGTGTACGAGCTGTGTCATGACTACCATCTCGACCTGTCGCTCTTCGAACGTCTGGTCAACAACGGCCTGCCGCACTCCACCCTCGCCATGCAGCACCGCATGCGACCTGAGGTCTCGCGGCTCGTGCGGCACGTGTACCCTCACCTCCAAGACCATCCGAAGACAGTTGGCAGGCCACACGTGAGAGGGATGAAGCACGAAGTATTTTTCTTCCATCACGAG GTTGAGGAAGACAGTGATGCGGATGGCAAAAGCAAGTCCAACGACCACGAGGCTGAGCTGTGTGTAGCCTTGTGTCGCTATCTTATTCAACAGGGCTACTCTACAGAGTCTATCACCATCCTTGTGGCCTACACCGGCCAGATATtcgcaattaaaaaaattattacaaaagacCAAAAGTTTTATTCAG GTGTACGTGTGACATCTATCGACAACTACCAGGGGGAGGAGAACGACATCATCATCTTGTCGTTGGTGCGCAGCAACAAAGAGGGCAAAGTGGGTTTTCTGAAGACCGACAACCGGGTCTGTGTGGCTCTGTCACGAGCTAAAATAGGCCTGTATGCCTTTGGCAACTTCAG AATCTTGTCAGCAAATAGTGAACTGTGGGAGAAGATCATCAGAACAGCTAAAGAGCACGAGCAGATCGGACCCAGCTTAGCCATTTGTTGTGAGAATCACCCAGACAGAGAAATACTTGTATCTACAGCTGAG GACTTCAAGAAGTCTCCAGAAGGAGGATGCTTGTTGCTGTGTGGAGCCCCACTGGAGTGTGGACACACCTGTCGCTTGCTCTGTCATGGCTATGACACAGATCACGAAGAGTACAG ATGCATGGAAAGCTGTCCGGAAATTTTGTGCGAGCTTGGGCACAAGTGTCCAAAGAAATGCCACGAGCCATGCCCACCATGTAAGATAATGGTCAGTAAGACCATACCAGAGTGTGCTCACACCATCTCCATTGCATGTTCCAAGACTCCAGAGTGGACGAACTGTACGGTAAAACTTCAGGCAATCCTTTCTTGCGGGCACACAATTTCCGTGGCTTGCTTCGAGACTCCAGATCGAGCGAACTGTCAGGAAAACTGTCAGGAAATTCGTTCTTGTGGACACAAGTGTAGTGGCAAATGTGGAACATGCCATAAGAAAGCGAAACACGAATGTAGCGTGCAG GTTGAGCGTTCTGGGCCCTGTGGTCACAAGAACATCACCCGATGTGATGTGGATCCCAAAGAAAACTCCTGTCCACGTAAATGTGAAGCAACCCTAAAATGCGGCCATGCATGTCCTGGCTCTTGTGGAGAATGTTTTGAAGGAAGAGCGcacaaaaaatgtatacaaaagTGCTTGAAGCCCCTCCATGGCTGCGACCACAGGTGCGAAGGCAAGTGCGGTGATCCCTGTTTACCTTGCCAGAAGCTGTGCCCGGTGGTGTGCGCTCACGGAGAGTATCGCCAACGGTGCGATGAACCCTACAGACCCTGCACAGAGCATTGTCCTTTCAGTTGTCCTCACAGGCATTGCCGAGCCAGGTGTTCGGAGCCCTGCGAGCCCTGCAATAAGAACTGCACGAAAAGGTTGAGGTGCGGACACAAGTGCGAGGGCAAGTGCAAAGAAACCTGTTTCTGCTCTGTTTGCGAGCAAAAGTATTTTGTCAGGTGGCCACCTGgcaaggaaaaaagaagaaacacctgGCTATACTCAGTCCATGATGAGGCTGCCTAG